The Nitratidesulfovibrio sp. genome window below encodes:
- the lpxI gene encoding UDP-2,3-diacylglucosamine diphosphatase LpxI (LpxI, functionally equivalent to LpxH, replaces it in LPS biosynthesis in a minority of bacteria.), with the protein MSNESIGIIAGKGQFPALVARGARAEGLSVIMCGFHGHTDETLEHEADAFAMLHLGQLGKLIDFFRDNNVHRLCLAGAISKPRALDLRPDLRAAKVLFRLRAKGDDAILRAVIDELESEGLAVVQPASLVPGLRAPEGVLTKRPPSDEEWADIRYGWPIAHVLGRLDIGQCIVVKRGMTVAVEGMEGTDATLRRGGELGGEGCVAVKVVKPGQDDRIDLPALGAGTIRVLADYGYTCLALEAGKTLFFDREESLALADKHDISIISMPEGFMAGEEPEVAN; encoded by the coding sequence ATGAGCAACGAATCGATCGGCATCATCGCAGGCAAGGGACAGTTTCCGGCGCTGGTGGCCCGCGGCGCGCGCGCCGAGGGGCTTTCCGTCATCATGTGCGGCTTTCACGGCCACACCGACGAGACGCTGGAGCACGAGGCGGACGCCTTCGCCATGCTGCACCTGGGGCAGCTTGGCAAACTCATCGACTTCTTTCGCGACAACAACGTGCACCGCCTGTGCCTGGCCGGGGCCATCAGCAAGCCGCGCGCGCTGGACCTGCGGCCCGACCTGCGGGCGGCCAAGGTCTTGTTCCGCCTGCGGGCCAAGGGCGATGACGCCATCCTGCGCGCGGTGATCGACGAACTGGAATCGGAAGGCCTTGCCGTGGTGCAGCCCGCCTCGCTGGTGCCCGGCCTGCGCGCGCCAGAGGGCGTGCTGACCAAACGCCCGCCCAGCGACGAGGAATGGGCCGACATCCGCTACGGCTGGCCCATCGCCCACGTGCTGGGGCGGCTGGACATCGGCCAGTGCATCGTGGTCAAGCGCGGCATGACCGTGGCCGTCGAAGGCATGGAAGGCACCGATGCCACCCTGCGCCGTGGCGGCGAACTGGGCGGCGAGGGGTGCGTGGCGGTGAAGGTGGTCAAGCCCGGCCAGGACGACCGCATCGATCTTCCGGCCCTTGGCGCGGGCACCATCCGGGTGCTGGCCGACTACGGCTATACCTGCCTTGCGCTGGAAGCGGGCAAGACCCTGTTCTTCGACCGCGAGGAAAGCCTGGCCCTGGCCGACAAGCACGACATTTCGATCATCTCCATGCCGGAAGGGTTCATGGCCGGAGAGGAACCCGAAGTCGCCAACTGA
- the lpxA gene encoding acyl-ACP--UDP-N-acetylglucosamine O-acyltransferase — MAAQVHPSAFVHESALLGDDVVVGPCAVIEADVVIGAESRIDAFASVKSHTRMGERNHIHSYACVGGEPQDLKFHGEVTTLEMGDGNTVREFATLHRGTEGGGGVTRIGSNNLLMAYTHVAHDCVLGNGIVMSNGATLAGHVHVGDHVILSGLSAVHQFVRIGDHAFVGGMSGIAQDLPPFMLAVGHRAGVHSPNLVGLRRMQATRELIAALKNAYRLVWNSEVPRKEALEQLEYELGNYPEVLLFVEFIRASERGILPVSQGTPV; from the coding sequence GTGGCCGCGCAGGTGCATCCTTCCGCCTTCGTGCACGAGAGCGCCCTGCTTGGCGACGATGTCGTGGTTGGCCCCTGCGCCGTCATCGAAGCGGACGTGGTGATCGGGGCCGAGTCGCGCATCGACGCCTTTGCCTCGGTCAAAAGCCATACCCGCATGGGCGAGCGCAACCACATCCATTCCTATGCCTGCGTGGGCGGTGAACCGCAGGACCTGAAATTTCACGGCGAAGTCACCACCCTGGAAATGGGCGACGGCAATACCGTGCGCGAATTCGCCACGCTGCACCGGGGTACGGAGGGCGGCGGCGGGGTGACCCGCATCGGCAGCAACAACCTGCTGATGGCCTATACCCACGTGGCGCACGACTGCGTTCTGGGCAACGGCATCGTCATGTCCAACGGCGCGACCCTGGCCGGGCACGTGCACGTGGGCGACCACGTGATCCTCAGCGGCCTTTCCGCCGTGCACCAGTTCGTGCGCATCGGCGACCACGCCTTCGTGGGCGGCATGAGCGGCATCGCGCAGGACTTGCCGCCGTTCATGCTGGCCGTGGGCCACCGCGCCGGGGTGCACAGCCCCAACCTGGTGGGCCTGCGCCGCATGCAGGCCACGCGCGAGCTCATCGCCGCGCTGAAGAACGCCTACCGGCTGGTCTGGAATTCCGAGGTGCCCCGCAAGGAGGCCCTGGAACAGCTGGAATACGAGCTTGGCAACTACCCCGAAGTTCTTCTATTCGTAGAATTCATTCGCGCCAGCGAGCGCGGCATTCTGCCCGTATCGCAGGGAACGCCCGTATAG
- the fabZ gene encoding 3-hydroxyacyl-ACP dehydratase FabZ, translating into MTDPAQNILDIRQILGLLPHRYPFLLVDRVTEYVPGEYIKGYKNVTMNEPFFEGHFPGVPVMPGVLIMEALAQAGGILVVKSTDTPVEDKLFLFTGIESVRFRKPVYPGDKLELHCRLLRHKLKLWKMEGFAYVDGKLAAEAVMTAAVTNREDM; encoded by the coding sequence ATGACCGACCCCGCACAGAACATCCTCGACATCCGCCAGATTCTGGGCCTTCTGCCCCATCGCTATCCCTTCCTGCTGGTGGACAGGGTGACGGAATACGTCCCCGGCGAGTACATCAAGGGATACAAGAACGTGACCATGAACGAGCCGTTCTTCGAGGGGCACTTTCCCGGCGTGCCCGTGATGCCGGGCGTGCTGATCATGGAAGCCCTGGCCCAGGCCGGGGGCATCCTGGTGGTCAAGAGCACCGATACCCCCGTCGAGGACAAGTTGTTCCTGTTCACCGGCATCGAGTCGGTGCGTTTTCGCAAGCCGGTCTACCCCGGCGACAAGCTGGAACTGCACTGCCGCCTGCTGCGCCACAAGCTGAAGCTGTGGAAGATGGAAGGCTTCGCCTACGTGGACGGCAAGCTGGCCGCCGAGGCGGTGATGACCGCTGCCGTGACCAACAGGGAGGACATGTAG
- the lpxD gene encoding UDP-3-O-(3-hydroxymyristoyl)glucosamine N-acyltransferase: protein MARLLSELAGLLGLELRGEDRSIEGVNTLEAAGPAEVSFLANPKYTPLLASTRAGAVIVSAEHADAVPCALVSANPYFDFGRTLALFSKPQGSLSGVSDMAFVHPEAELGDGCTVYPFAFIGPRARIGAGTVLFPGAYVGEDCRVGAGCLLYPNAVLMAGTEIGNGCILHAGVVLGADGYGFARTDFGIQKIPQVGTVRLGNDVEVGANTTIDRSVLGVTTIGDGTKIDNLVQIGHNVEMGRNCLIVAQVGISGSTKVGDDVTMAGQVGVAGHLSIGNGVTLGPKSGVAKSIPDGETMGGAPAVDKATYMRTLTVMPKLPDMYKRIGKLEKELEELKKLAAKE from the coding sequence ATGGCCAGACTGCTTTCCGAGTTGGCGGGGCTGCTGGGACTCGAACTGCGCGGTGAAGACCGCTCCATCGAGGGCGTGAACACCCTCGAGGCGGCAGGCCCCGCCGAGGTGAGCTTTCTGGCGAACCCCAAGTACACACCTCTGCTGGCGTCCACCCGCGCGGGCGCGGTGATCGTGTCGGCAGAGCACGCGGACGCGGTTCCGTGTGCCCTGGTGAGCGCCAATCCGTACTTCGACTTCGGCCGCACCCTGGCCCTGTTCTCCAAGCCTCAGGGCAGCCTTTCGGGCGTGAGCGACATGGCGTTCGTGCACCCCGAGGCGGAACTGGGCGACGGCTGCACCGTCTATCCCTTTGCATTCATCGGTCCCCGTGCGCGCATCGGCGCGGGGACCGTTCTTTTTCCCGGCGCGTACGTGGGCGAGGACTGCCGCGTGGGTGCCGGGTGCCTGCTGTACCCCAACGCGGTACTGATGGCCGGGACCGAAATCGGCAACGGCTGCATCCTGCACGCCGGGGTGGTGCTGGGGGCCGACGGCTACGGCTTTGCCCGCACCGACTTCGGCATCCAGAAGATTCCGCAGGTGGGCACCGTGCGCCTTGGCAACGACGTGGAGGTGGGGGCCAATACCACCATCGACCGCTCGGTACTGGGCGTGACCACCATCGGTGACGGTACCAAGATCGACAATCTGGTGCAGATCGGCCATAACGTCGAGATGGGGCGCAACTGCCTCATCGTCGCCCAGGTGGGCATTTCCGGTTCCACCAAGGTGGGCGACGACGTGACCATGGCCGGGCAGGTGGGCGTGGCCGGGCATCTTTCCATCGGCAACGGGGTGACCCTGGGGCCAAAGTCGGGCGTGGCCAAAAGCATTCCCGACGGAGAAACCATGGGCGGCGCCCCCGCCGTGGACAAGGCCACCTACATGCGCACCCTGACCGTGATGCCCAAGCTCCCCGACATGTACAAGCGCATCGGCAAGCTCGAGAAGGAGCTTGAAGAACTGAAAAAGCTCGCCGCCAAGGAATGA
- a CDS encoding OmpH family outer membrane protein, producing MRRVLILAAAFVLAWTTVAVAADMKIAIVNMQAIASQSEAAQDAQKKMKATFGAERDQLEKQANDLKKKAEDMKVQSAALSAEAKEDKKVEFIRLKRDLEDKTRAFARKVESAEVRVRQEMAAIILKAAKEYGEKKGYTLILDGAAAGVVHADKAIDVTKELLEEVNRVYRAGKK from the coding sequence ATGCGTAGAGTTCTCATCCTGGCCGCGGCCTTCGTCCTTGCCTGGACCACCGTTGCCGTTGCCGCCGACATGAAGATCGCCATCGTCAACATGCAGGCCATCGCCTCCCAGAGCGAAGCCGCGCAGGACGCCCAGAAGAAGATGAAGGCCACCTTCGGCGCCGAAAGGGACCAGTTGGAAAAGCAGGCCAACGACCTGAAGAAGAAGGCCGAGGACATGAAGGTCCAGTCTGCCGCCCTGTCCGCCGAAGCCAAGGAAGACAAGAAGGTGGAGTTCATCCGCCTGAAGCGCGACCTTGAGGACAAGACCCGCGCCTTCGCCCGCAAGGTGGAATCAGCCGAAGTGCGCGTGCGCCAGGAAATGGCCGCCATCATCCTGAAGGCCGCCAAGGAGTACGGCGAGAAGAAGGGCTACACCCTGATCCTCGACGGCGCCGCCGCTGGCGTGGTGCATGCCGACAAGGCCATCGACGTGACCAAGGAACTGCTGGAAGAAGTGAACCGCGTGTACCGCGCGGGCAAGAAGTAG
- a CDS encoding N-acetylmuramoyl-L-alanine amidase translates to MHRFFALLLLSLTLVCCIGLPAPAKAADAASAYAAARKELESLKRDARRGALREPWERVVSRFDGVVRQHPRWANVPAAMFHGALAMGELASRSFRTADFEDAARRFERVAAKYAWHVLADDALLHAADIRGNRLGDVAGSRKLLDTILTRYPGGDMADPARDLLAALSGVPGGDAPAAPVAVGRSGRIEQDADVPGAKIAGDSARSSGGGVAVASASDGVPAPKTPAKAKKGARSDPAKAAKLYAEARKELDALRGDAKRAALREPWLRVMTLYEGARDAAPEGEQAPNAAYGMAVAQEELAARSWRKDDFLAAVTRYNEAAAAYPEDSLADDCMLRAARLRATRLDDADGAHQLLETQLRRYPKGDMAGEARALLADLTAARVTASAQPGKAAPAAPVTPAAPVSSGQQSGTTSVPARGGKPAVLRQVSWRADNDRATITIELSRETEWRSQYAAPDNGAGRPPRLYLDFSDALPDDAVKPGAKVSGALLTRVRSDQPSSGHTRVILDFKALRRYKVQAVRNPYRVVIEVGATDAALPDGQRPDDSRVSVPVREADKAAPSTPPKDLVEQLGLTVHTVLIDAGHGGKDPGAMGNGIVERNLTLKMARMVGERLRRMGFSVIYTRDRDVFVPLDKRTAFANDKKADLFLSLHVNANTDPRICGFETYYLDLARSDSATRVAARENAVSEKSLSDLQFILTDLMLNAKTQESRDVANFVQDSSLGRLRRDGFPAHDNGVRSAPFYVLMGARMPSVLVELGYCTNPDEARRLNSEKYLSTLADGIAEGVASYKRKLARFSQ, encoded by the coding sequence ATGCACAGGTTTTTTGCCCTCCTTCTGCTTTCCCTCACCCTCGTTTGCTGCATCGGCCTTCCCGCACCGGCGAAGGCCGCTGATGCCGCGTCCGCGTATGCTGCCGCCAGGAAAGAGCTGGAGTCCCTGAAGCGGGACGCCCGGCGCGGTGCCCTGCGCGAACCGTGGGAACGCGTGGTGTCCCGTTTCGACGGCGTGGTCCGGCAGCATCCCCGCTGGGCCAACGTGCCCGCCGCCATGTTCCATGGTGCGCTGGCCATGGGTGAACTGGCCAGCCGATCGTTCCGCACGGCAGACTTCGAGGACGCCGCCCGCCGCTTCGAACGGGTGGCTGCCAAATACGCCTGGCATGTGCTGGCCGACGACGCGCTGCTGCACGCGGCAGACATCCGGGGCAACCGCCTTGGCGATGTCGCGGGTTCCCGCAAGCTGCTGGATACCATCCTGACCCGTTACCCCGGTGGCGATATGGCCGACCCCGCCCGCGATCTGCTGGCGGCCCTTTCCGGCGTGCCCGGCGGAGATGCTCCTGCGGCGCCGGTGGCCGTGGGGCGGTCTGGGCGTATCGAGCAGGACGCCGACGTACCCGGCGCCAAGATTGCGGGCGATTCCGCACGGTCTTCGGGTGGCGGGGTGGCGGTGGCTTCCGCCTCGGACGGCGTTCCCGCTCCCAAGACGCCCGCCAAGGCAAAGAAAGGCGCGCGCAGCGACCCGGCCAAGGCCGCGAAGCTGTATGCAGAGGCCCGCAAGGAACTGGATGCCCTGCGTGGTGACGCAAAGCGGGCGGCCCTGCGCGAACCGTGGTTGCGGGTGATGACCCTGTACGAGGGCGCCCGGGATGCCGCGCCGGAAGGGGAACAGGCGCCCAATGCCGCCTACGGCATGGCCGTGGCGCAGGAGGAACTGGCCGCGCGCTCGTGGCGCAAGGACGATTTTCTCGCGGCGGTGACCCGCTACAATGAAGCGGCGGCCGCCTACCCGGAGGACTCGCTGGCCGATGACTGCATGCTGCGCGCCGCGCGGCTGCGGGCCACCCGCCTGGACGATGCCGACGGGGCGCACCAGTTGCTGGAAACGCAATTGCGCCGCTATCCCAAGGGCGACATGGCCGGAGAGGCCCGCGCCCTGCTGGCGGACCTGACCGCCGCGCGCGTCACCGCATCCGCCCAGCCGGGCAAGGCGGCACCCGCCGCCCCGGTGACGCCCGCCGCTCCGGTTTCCTCCGGCCAGCAGTCGGGCACCACGTCCGTGCCCGCGCGCGGGGGCAAGCCCGCCGTGTTGCGTCAGGTGTCGTGGCGGGCGGACAATGACCGGGCCACCATCACCATCGAGCTTTCGCGCGAGACGGAGTGGCGCAGCCAGTATGCCGCGCCGGACAACGGCGCGGGCCGCCCGCCGCGCCTGTACCTCGACTTTTCAGACGCCCTGCCCGATGATGCGGTGAAGCCCGGCGCCAAGGTGTCCGGGGCGTTGCTGACGCGGGTGCGCTCCGACCAGCCGTCGTCCGGCCACACCCGGGTCATCCTGGATTTCAAGGCCCTCAGGCGCTACAAGGTGCAGGCCGTGCGCAACCCGTATCGGGTGGTCATAGAGGTGGGCGCCACCGACGCGGCGCTGCCCGATGGCCAGCGGCCCGACGATTCCCGCGTGTCCGTGCCCGTGCGCGAGGCGGACAAGGCCGCGCCGTCCACCCCCCCAAAGGATCTGGTGGAGCAACTGGGCCTGACCGTGCACACCGTGCTGATCGACGCGGGCCACGGCGGCAAGGACCCCGGCGCCATGGGTAACGGCATCGTCGAGCGCAACCTGACCCTGAAGATGGCCAGGATGGTGGGCGAGCGCCTGCGCCGCATGGGCTTTTCGGTCATCTACACCCGTGACAGGGACGTGTTCGTGCCGCTGGACAAGCGCACGGCCTTCGCCAACGACAAGAAGGCCGACCTGTTCCTGTCGCTGCACGTCAACGCCAACACCGATCCGCGCATCTGCGGCTTCGAGACCTACTACCTCGACCTGGCCCGGTCGGACAGCGCCACCCGCGTGGCCGCGCGCGAAAACGCCGTCAGCGAGAAAAGCCTCAGCGACCTGCAATTCATCCTCACCGACCTCATGCTCAACGCCAAGACCCAGGAATCGCGCGACGTTGCCAACTTCGTGCAGGATTCGTCTCTCGGGCGGTTGCGGCGCGACGGTTTTCCCGCCCATGACAACGGCGTGCGCTCGGCCCCGTTCTATGTATTGATGGGGGCGCGCATGCCTTCGGTGCTGGTGGAGCTTGGCTACTGCACCAACCCCGACGAGGCCCGGCGCCTGAACTCGGAAAAGTACCTCTCCACCCTGGCCGACGGCATCGCCGAGGGCGTGGCCTCGTACAAGCGCAAACTTGCCCGTTTTTCGCAATGA
- the bamA gene encoding outer membrane protein assembly factor BamA: MTRLARWGRILAVALLVLAHAATSPAQTPRDTTVIVLPFQVNAGPDLEYLNDDLPELISQRLVARGLTVIARQDTQALVRDQRVTNLDVSIARDLSVLAGAGVAVYGSFNQVGEGFSIDVRVVDALGIRAARPFFIQKEGLINVLPAVDELAERISSDLLRRNTLADVKVRGTKVLDPDVVLMRLTTRKGDPVDPAAINREVKRIWDLGYFSDVQANVEQDGEGLILVYTVQEKPRIENVTVEGSDKVDVDDILAAMSTKTGSVLNEKLLAQDLQKVTELYRKEGYYLAKVSHRVDSRAGGAGASLVLKVEEGKKLYIKKVAFEGVEKLDADDLRKQLALSERGMFSWITGSGVLKDEHLERDSAAVTAYCMNHGYLDAMVAAPRVDYEEDGIIVTFAIKEGPRYKLGEVTFAGDLIEPDTRLAEIVKLDDVKKDDGFFRFNVMQEDNKALTDFYADYGYAFAEVNPRTKKHEDEPVVDVAYTVNKRQKVYIRRALVEGNDKTRDNVILRELRITDGDMFEGQKLRRSAERLNKLQYFEAVGTELVPTEREEEVDLKVKVKEKNTGALIGGIGYSTYYEFGVSGTIMERNLFGKGYQTSLMAMFSGRRTAYQWSFTNPRYNDTNLSVGYDAYNIRDEYTDFSKNTIGNTVRFAYPLGEYTTVGWGYRLDFYKLYDIEDDAADIIKDREGDNVSSVVHGRITRDTTDSKENPTRGNITKIFTEYGGGVLMGDDNFFKPTVQTEQYYQWRPNHVLHGRVRGGVVLETSDEDVPVFERFYIGGIDSIRGYSSKDISPRDKDTGDRIGGDRMAFANLEYIWVFHPELGLALVPFFDAGFNADSSEKFTWDDEIKKSVGLEFRWRSPMGDLRFAYGIPLDENREGDKTNGRFEFSMGQFF; encoded by the coding sequence ATGACCAGACTCGCTAGATGGGGGCGCATCCTTGCGGTGGCCCTGCTTGTGCTTGCACACGCGGCAACCTCTCCGGCCCAGACGCCGAGGGATACCACCGTCATCGTCCTGCCTTTCCAGGTGAATGCCGGACCGGACCTCGAATATCTCAACGACGACCTGCCGGAACTCATCTCGCAGCGCCTTGTTGCGCGCGGGCTTACCGTCATTGCCCGGCAGGACACCCAGGCCCTGGTGCGCGACCAGCGTGTGACCAACCTGGACGTGTCCATCGCGCGCGACCTGTCGGTGCTGGCGGGCGCGGGTGTTGCCGTGTACGGCAGCTTCAACCAGGTGGGCGAAGGCTTCAGCATCGACGTGCGCGTGGTGGACGCCCTGGGCATCCGCGCCGCGCGGCCCTTCTTCATCCAGAAGGAAGGGCTCATCAACGTCCTGCCCGCGGTGGACGAACTGGCGGAGCGCATCTCGTCCGACCTGCTGCGCCGCAACACCCTGGCCGACGTCAAGGTGCGCGGCACCAAGGTGCTGGACCCCGACGTGGTGCTGATGCGCCTGACCACCCGCAAGGGCGATCCGGTCGACCCGGCCGCCATCAACCGCGAAGTGAAGCGCATCTGGGACCTTGGCTACTTCAGCGACGTGCAGGCCAACGTGGAGCAGGACGGCGAAGGCCTGATCCTGGTCTACACGGTGCAGGAAAAGCCGCGCATCGAAAACGTTACCGTAGAGGGCTCGGACAAGGTGGACGTGGACGACATTCTTGCCGCCATGAGCACCAAGACCGGTTCGGTCCTCAACGAAAAGCTGCTTGCGCAGGACCTGCAAAAGGTTACCGAACTCTACCGCAAGGAAGGCTACTACCTGGCCAAGGTTTCGCACCGCGTCGATTCGCGGGCGGGCGGGGCTGGCGCCAGCCTTGTGCTGAAGGTGGAGGAAGGCAAGAAGCTGTACATCAAGAAGGTGGCCTTCGAAGGTGTTGAAAAGCTGGATGCCGACGACCTGAGGAAGCAGCTGGCGCTGTCCGAGCGCGGCATGTTCTCGTGGATCACCGGTTCCGGCGTGCTCAAGGACGAACACCTCGAGCGCGATTCCGCCGCCGTCACCGCCTACTGCATGAACCACGGCTACCTCGACGCCATGGTGGCCGCGCCCAGGGTGGACTACGAAGAGGACGGCATCATCGTCACCTTCGCCATCAAGGAAGGCCCGCGCTACAAGCTGGGCGAGGTGACCTTTGCGGGCGACCTCATCGAGCCCGACACCCGCCTGGCCGAAATCGTCAAGCTGGACGACGTGAAGAAGGATGACGGGTTCTTCCGCTTCAACGTGATGCAGGAAGACAACAAGGCCCTCACCGATTTCTACGCCGACTACGGCTACGCCTTCGCCGAGGTGAACCCCCGTACCAAGAAGCACGAGGACGAACCCGTGGTGGACGTGGCCTACACCGTGAACAAGCGGCAGAAGGTGTACATTCGCCGTGCCCTGGTGGAAGGCAACGACAAGACCCGCGACAACGTCATCCTGCGCGAACTGCGCATCACCGATGGCGACATGTTCGAGGGCCAGAAGCTGCGCCGCAGCGCGGAACGCCTGAACAAGCTGCAATACTTCGAGGCCGTTGGGACGGAGCTTGTGCCCACCGAGCGCGAAGAGGAAGTGGACCTGAAGGTCAAGGTGAAGGAGAAGAACACCGGCGCGCTCATCGGCGGTATCGGGTACTCCACCTACTACGAGTTCGGCGTGTCCGGCACCATCATGGAACGCAACCTGTTCGGCAAGGGCTACCAGACCTCGCTGATGGCCATGTTCTCCGGGCGCCGCACCGCGTACCAGTGGTCCTTCACCAACCCGCGCTACAACGACACCAACCTGTCGGTGGGCTACGACGCGTACAACATCCGCGACGAGTACACGGACTTCAGCAAGAATACCATCGGCAACACCGTCCGCTTTGCCTATCCCCTCGGCGAATACACCACCGTGGGCTGGGGTTACCGACTCGACTTCTACAAGCTGTACGACATCGAGGACGACGCGGCTGACATCATCAAGGATCGCGAAGGCGACAACGTGTCCAGCGTCGTGCATGGCCGCATCACCCGCGACACCACGGACAGCAAGGAAAACCCGACCCGTGGGAATATCACCAAGATATTCACCGAATACGGCGGCGGGGTGCTGATGGGCGACGATAACTTCTTCAAGCCCACGGTGCAGACCGAACAGTACTACCAGTGGCGTCCCAACCACGTGCTGCACGGTCGCGTGCGCGGTGGCGTGGTGCTGGAAACCAGCGACGAGGACGTACCGGTGTTCGAACGCTTCTACATCGGCGGCATCGACTCCATCCGCGGTTACAGCTCCAAGGACATCTCTCCGCGCGACAAGGACACCGGCGACCGCATCGGCGGCGACCGCATGGCCTTCGCCAACCTGGAATACATCTGGGTGTTCCATCCCGAACTTGGCCTTGCCCTGGTGCCGTTCTTCGACGCTGGGTTCAACGCCGACTCGAGCGAGAAGTTCACCTGGGACGACGAGATCAAGAAGTCCGTGGGCCTCGAATTCCGGTGGCGCTCGCCCATGGGCGACCTGCGCTTCGCCTACGGTATCCCGCTGGACGAAAACCGCGAAGGCGACAAGACCAACGGCCGCTTCGAGTTCTCCATGGGCCAGTTCTTCTAG
- a CDS encoding ABC transporter ATP-binding protein gives MTAPGQRAGGEGDGEPLYRLAGVDKEYDGPAEQLTILRGVDLSIRQGESVAIVGASGSGKSTLLHLLGTLDTPSQGQVLFQGRDMGTMSPDEKAGLRNREIGFVFQFHHLLPEFDTLENVAMQAIIAGMPRAQALARARDTLALVGLADRTAHRVTTLSGGERQRAAIARAILMRPKVLLADEPTGNLDARTGHLVARLLLDLNRELGMTLVIVTHNRELADIMGRCLELRAGELYDQTR, from the coding sequence ATGACCGCTCCTGGCCAAAGGGCGGGCGGAGAAGGCGACGGCGAGCCGCTGTACCGCCTTGCCGGAGTGGACAAGGAGTACGACGGACCGGCCGAGCAGCTGACCATCCTGCGCGGGGTGGACCTTTCCATCCGCCAGGGAGAGTCGGTGGCCATTGTCGGAGCATCCGGCTCGGGCAAGTCCACCCTCTTGCATCTGCTGGGTACCCTTGATACTCCCTCACAGGGACAGGTGCTGTTCCAGGGCCGGGACATGGGAACCATGTCGCCGGACGAGAAGGCGGGGCTTCGCAACCGCGAGATCGGCTTCGTCTTCCAGTTCCATCACCTGCTTCCGGAATTCGATACATTGGAAAACGTGGCCATGCAGGCCATCATCGCGGGCATGCCGCGCGCACAGGCCCTTGCACGGGCGCGCGACACCCTGGCCCTGGTCGGCCTGGCCGACAGGACCGCGCACCGGGTGACCACGTTGTCGGGCGGCGAGCGCCAGCGCGCCGCCATCGCGCGGGCCATCCTGATGCGGCCAAAGGTGCTGCTGGCCGACGAGCCTACGGGCAACCTCGACGCGCGCACCGGCCACCTGGTGGCGCGCCTGCTGCTTGATCTCAACCGGGAACTGGGCATGACCCTCGTCATTGTCACCCATAACCGTGAATTGGCAGACATCATGGGCAGATGCCTAGAACTCAGAGCCGGAGAGCTGTATGACCAGACTCGCTAG